A DNA window from Arachis hypogaea cultivar Tifrunner chromosome 18, arahy.Tifrunner.gnm2.J5K5, whole genome shotgun sequence contains the following coding sequences:
- the LOC112770108 gene encoding uncharacterized protein, with the protein MKGLLSEKKASKGDETEVRTKECGALIQNKLPRKMPDLGRFQIPCTIGNITFNKAFCNLGSSINLMPLFVMKKLGIQEAQATRITLQMADKSLRQAYGLVENVLVKVGELFLPADSVIRDMGEDADDPIILGRPLLATERSQIEVERGKLVLRLNEDYMIFKVFKSPLSHDKGCTCMHSTMPKPPPLVETHTVP; encoded by the coding sequence ATGAAGGGCTTACTATCTGAAAAGAAGGCCTCAAAGGGAGATGAAACAGAGGTCCGGACTAAGGAGTGCGGTGCACTAATTCAGAATAAGCTGCCAAGGAAAATGCCAGACCTAGGGAGATTTCAGATTCCATGTACTATTGGAAATATTACTTTTAACAAAGCCTTCTGTAATCTTGGCTCAAGTATAAATCTGATGCCTctgtttgtaatgaaaaagctaGGAATCCAAGAAGCACAAGCAACAAGGATAACCTTGCAAATGGCTGACAAGTCTCTAAGGCAGGCATATGGGCTAGTAGAGAACGTTCTAGTCAAGGTTGGAGAGTTATTCCTCCCGGCAGACTCTGTAATACGTGACATGGGAGAGGATGCAGATGACCCcattattctaggaagaccactTCTAGCCACTGAAAGATCCCAGATAGAAGTTGAGAGAGGGAAATTGGTGCTGAGGTTAAATGAAGACTACATGATTTTCAAGGTTTTTAAATCTCCACTATCCCATGACAAAGGATGTACTTGCATGCATAGTACAATGCCGAAGCCTCCTCCATTGGTGGAAACTCACACAGTTCCTTGA